The stretch of DNA GATGACTGGCACGTGCATCTGCGCGATGGCGACATGCTGGCCTCGGTCGCGCCCTATACGGCGCGGCAGTTTGCCCGCGCGATCGTGATGCCGAATCTGAAGCCGCCGGTCACCACGGTCGCGGCGGCCGCCGCCTATCGCGACCGCATTCTCGCCGCGCTGCCGCCGGGCAGCGGGTTCACCCCGCTGATGACCTATTACATGATCAACGATGCCGATCCGGACGAGATCGCGCACGGCTTTGAAACCGGGGTGCTCACCGCCTGCAAGCTCTATCCCGCGCATGCGACCACCAACTCGGCGCATGGCGTGACCGATGTGCGCAACATCTATCCCGCGCTCGAGGCGATGCAGCGGATCGGTATGCCGCTGCTGATCCATGGCGAAGTGACCGATGCGGATATCGACATTTTCGACCGCGAGGCCGCGTTCATCGATTCGGTGCTGATCGGCCTGATGCAGGATTTCCCGGCGCTCCGGATCGTGTTCGAGCACATCACCACCGCCGATGCGGTGGATTTCGTGGCCGATGGCGGGCCGAACATCGCCGCGACGATCACCCCGCAGCATCTGATCATCAACCGCAACGCGATGTTCGCCGGCGGCATCCGACCCCATGCCTATTGCCTGCCGGTCGCC from Sphingomonas changnyeongensis encodes:
- the pyrC gene encoding dihydroorotase encodes the protein MEKEEHRPAPAAAARSGSVDRLTIRQPDDWHVHLRDGDMLASVAPYTARQFARAIVMPNLKPPVTTVAAAAAYRDRILAALPPGSGFTPLMTYYMINDADPDEIAHGFETGVLTACKLYPAHATTNSAHGVTDVRNIYPALEAMQRIGMPLLIHGEVTDADIDIFDREAAFIDSVLIGLMQDFPALRIVFEHITTADAVDFVADGGPNIAATITPQHLIINRNAMFAGGIRPHAYCLPVAKRERHRLALRRAATSGSPKYFLGTDSAPHEIHAKESSCGCAGIFNAPYALESYATVFEEEGALDKLEGFASEHGPRFYGLPLNEGQITLERAPQTVPDSLPAGGDHVVPFHAGETLRWRFVG